The following proteins are co-located in the Phocoena phocoena chromosome 1, mPhoPho1.1, whole genome shotgun sequence genome:
- the FASLG gene encoding tumor necrosis factor ligand superfamily member 6 isoform X2, translated as MQQPLNYPYPQIFWVDSSASSPWASPGSVFPCPSSVPGRPGQRRPPPLPPPLKKRRGHNTGLCLLVMFFMVLVALVGLGLGLFQLFHLQKELAELREVTPIHPLRKRS; from the exons ATGCAGCAGCCCTTGAATTACCCGTACCCCCAGATTTTCTGGGTGGACAGCAGTGCCAGCTCTCCCTGGGCTTCTCCAGGGTCAGTCTTCCCCTGTCCGTCCTCTGTGCCAGGAAGGCCCGGGCAAAGGAGGCCACCGCCACTACCACCACCTCTGAAGAAGAGGAGGGGCCACAACACAGGCCTGTGTCTCCTTGTGATGTTTTTCATGGTTCTGGTGGCCCTGGTTGGATTGGGACTGGGACTATTTCAGCTCTTCCACCTGCAGAAGGAACTGGCCGAACTCAGAGAG GTCACCCCAATCCATCCTCTGAGAAAACGGAGCTGA
- the FASLG gene encoding tumor necrosis factor ligand superfamily member 6 isoform X1 — MQQPLNYPYPQIFWVDSSASSPWASPGSVFPCPSSVPGRPGQRRPPPLPPPLKKRRGHNTGLCLLVMFFMVLVALVGLGLGLFQLFHLQKELAELRESTSQRHTESSLEKQIGHPNPSSEKTELRKAAHLTGKPNSRSIPLEWEDTYGIALVSGVKYKKGSLVINETGLYFVYSKVYFRGQSCNNQPLNHKVYTRNFRYPQDLVLMEGKMMDYCTTGQMWARSSYLGAVFNLTNADHLYVNVSEPSLVNFEESKTFFGLYKL, encoded by the exons ATGCAGCAGCCCTTGAATTACCCGTACCCCCAGATTTTCTGGGTGGACAGCAGTGCCAGCTCTCCCTGGGCTTCTCCAGGGTCAGTCTTCCCCTGTCCGTCCTCTGTGCCAGGAAGGCCCGGGCAAAGGAGGCCACCGCCACTACCACCACCTCTGAAGAAGAGGAGGGGCCACAACACAGGCCTGTGTCTCCTTGTGATGTTTTTCATGGTTCTGGTGGCCCTGGTTGGATTGGGACTGGGACTATTTCAGCTCTTCCACCTGCAGAAGGAACTGGCCGAACTCAGAGAG TCCACCAGCCAAAGGCATACAGAATCGTCTTTGGAGAAGCAAATAG GTCACCCCAATCCATCCTCTGAGAAAACGGAGCTGAGAAAGGCAGCTCATTTAACAG GCAAGCCCAACTCAAGATCCATCCCTCTGGAATGGGAAGACACTTATGGAATTGCCCTGGTCTCTGGGGTGAAGTATAAGAAAGGCAGCCTTGTGATCAATGAAACTGGGCTGTATTTTGTGTATTCCAAAGTGTACTTCCGGGGTCAGTCCTGCAACAACCAGCCCCTGAACCACAAGGTTTACACGAGGAATTTTAGGTACCCCCAGGACCTGGTGCTCATGGAGGGGAAGATGATGGACTACTGCACTACTGGCCAGATGTGGGCCCGCAGCAGCTACCTGGGGGCTGTGTTCAATCTCACCAATGCTGACCATTTATATGTCAATGTATCTGAGCCCTCTCTGGTCAATTTTGAGGAATCTAAGACATTTTTTGGCTTATATAAGCTCTAA